One Electrophorus electricus isolate fEleEle1 chromosome 10, fEleEle1.pri, whole genome shotgun sequence genomic region harbors:
- the pik3r4 gene encoding LOW QUALITY PROTEIN: phosphoinositide 3-kinase regulatory subunit 4 (The sequence of the model RefSeq protein was modified relative to this genomic sequence to represent the inferred CDS: deleted 2 bases in 2 codons; substituted 1 base at 1 genomic stop codon), giving the protein MGNQLAGIAPSQILSVDSYFSDIHDYEYDKSLGSTRFFKVARAKHREGLVVVKVFAIQDPSLPLSSYKQELEELKIRLHSCQNCLPFQKATLTEKAAMLFRQYVRDNLYDRISTRPFLNNVEKKWIAFQILNAVDQAHKSGVRHGDIKTENVMVTSWNWVLLTDFASFKPTYLPEDNPADFNYFFDTSRRRTCYIAPERFVDGSMFGTESDQTIPLVDLTSNSQRTRGELKQPMDIFSAGCVIAELFTEGVPLFDLSQLLAYRKGHFQTEQVLMKIEDQNIRELVAQMVQREPEKRLTAEDYLKQQRGKAFPDIFYTFLQPYMAQFAKETFQSADERVLVVRKDLDNILHNLCGGGHMGKAEKQEKASQELGSAKEHGLVVLVSVITSCLQTLRSCDSKLAALELVLHLASRLSVEILLDRITPYLLHFCNDSVPRVRAEAVRTLTKVLALVKEVPRNDVNIYPEYILPGIAHLAQDEATIVRLAYAENIAHLAETALRFLELVQENNLNSEQDLNGEDAEETLHPNENYDSELQALHEMVQQKVVTLLSDPENIVKQTLMENGITRLCVFFGRQKANDVLLSHMITFLNDKNDWHLRGAFFDSIVGVAAYVGWQSSSILKPLLQQGLSDVEEFVIYKALNALTCMCQLGLLQKPHIYEFVSDIAPFLCHPNLWIRYGAVGFITVVAQHLNIADVYCKLMPHLSPFITQPIIQIDKEIVLLSVLKEPVSRSIFDYALRSKDISSLFRHLLLRQKKRGGSIPECPIPEDPAIAQLLKKLLSQGMTEAEEDKLLALKDFMLNPARPRPTIIDQTHLSDGAHGGVIDLSTLGITGRQVDLVRPKQESEDKRARKHTKQDSSLNEEWKNMFGSLDPPTTTPSLAMMPESGAPQPWKPIALPAVQVVQSMSGASTYQRRVTTCKVELQQLVQQKREQCNSERMAKQMMERCXVESRPPLPGWHPKGLLVAHLHEHKSAVNRIRVSDEHSIFATCSNDGTVKIWDSQKMEGKTTTTRSVLTYSRIGGHVKTLTFCQGSHYIATASDNGSIQLLAVEANKPPKSPKVQPCQTRFLDLKEDGCVVDMHHFNSGAQSVLAYATVNGTLCGWDLRSNTNTWTLRHDLRLGLITSFAVDMHQCWLCVGTSNGTMACWDMRFQLPISNHSHPARARIRRLLMHPLYQSSVIAAVQGNNEVSMWDMETGDRKFTLWASSAPPLSEMQPSPHSVHGIYCSPADGNPLLLTAGSDMRIRFWDLAYPERSYIVAGGANDSLHCPSVFYNRKIIEGTEVVQEIHSKQKSGSTEDTPRRGPESLPVGHHDIITDIATFQTTQGFIVTSSRDGIVKVWK; this is encoded by the exons ATGGGAAATCAGTTGGCTGGAATCGCTCCCTCACAGATATTGTCTGTTGACAGCTACTTCTCAGACATCCATGATTATGAATATGATAAAAGTCTTGGCAGCACCAGATTTTTCAAGGTGGCCAGAGCGAAGCACAGAGAGGGTTTAGTGGTGGTGAAGGTCTTTGCCATTCAGGACCCCTCACTTCCCTTAAGCAGCTACAAGCAAGAGCTAGAGGAACTGAAGATCAGACTACACTCTTGTCAAAACTGTTTGCCCTTTCAGAAGGCCACGCTCACAGAGAAAGCTGCCATGCTCTTTCGGCAATATGTTCGTGACAACCTATATGATCGAATCAGCACACGGCCGTTCCTCAACAATGTGGAGAAGAAATGGATTGCATTTCAGATCCTTAATGCTGTTGATCAGGCCCATAAATCAGGTGTGCGGCATGGTGACATTAAGACAGAGAATGTTATGGTGACAAGTTGGAACTGGGTGCTGCTTACAGACTTTGCTAGTTTTAAACCAACATATTTACCTGAGGACAATCCAGCAGACTTCAACTACTTCTTTGATACATCCCGGAGGAGGACATGCTATATAGCACCAGAGAGGTTTGTGGATGGTAGTATGTTTGGCACAGAGAGTGACCAGACCATTCCGCTTGTGGATCTCACTAGTAATAGCCAGAGGACCAGAGGGGAGCTCAAACAGCCCATGGACATTTTCTCTGCTG gatGTGTTATCGCTGAACTGTTCACAGAAGGGGTCCCACTTTTTGATCTGTCACAGTTGCTGGCCTATCGCAAGGGACATTTTCAAACCGAACAAGTTCTAATGAAAATTGAAGACCAAAATATTAGAGAACTG GTGGCACAGATGGTGCAACGAGAACCTGAAAAACGTTTGACAGCTGAAGATTACTTGAAACAGCAACGAGGCAAAGCCTTCCCAGATATCTTCTATACCTTCCTTCAACCTTATATGGCTCAGTTTGCTAAAGAGACATTCCAGTCTGCAGACGAGCGGGTGTTAGTCGTTCGAAAAGACCTGGACAATATCCTTCACAACCTGTGTGGAGGAGGGCACATGGGGAAGGCTGAGAAACAAGAGAAGGCATCCCAGGAGCTTGGATCTGCCAAAGAACATGGGCTGGTAGTTCTTGTGTCAGTCATTACCTCCTGTCTGCAAACCCTGCGCTCCTGTGACTCCAAGCTGGCAGCGCTGGAGCTGGTGCTGCACTTGGCCAGCCGGCTAAGTGTGGAGATACTGCTGGACCGAATCACCCCTTACTTACTGCATTTCTGCAATGACTCTGTGCCTCGTGTGAGGGCAGAAGCTGTGCGCACATTGACCAAAGTGCTGGCACTGGTCAAAGAAGTTCCCCGCAATGATGTCAACATTTACCCTGAGTACATACTGCCTGGCATTGCACATCTAGCCCAAGATGAGGCCACTATTGTCAGACTTGCTTATGCAG AGAACATCGCCCACCTGGCTGAGACAGCACTGCGTTTTCTTGAGCTGGTGCAGGAGAATAATCTCAACTCTGAACAGGACCTAAATGGAGAAGATGCTGAGGAAACTCTTCATCCCAATGAAAACTATGATTCAG AGCTGCAGGCATTGCATGAGATGGTTCAGCAGAAGGTGGTGACACTCCTCAGCGACCCTGAGAACATTGTGAAGCAGACGCTAATGGAGAACGGCATCACACGCCTCTGTGTGTTCTTCGGCAGGCAGAAGGCTAACGATGTGCTCCTCTCTCATATGATCACCTTTCTTAATGACAAGAATGACTGGCATCTGCGTGGAGCCTTCTTTGACAGTATTGTGG GTGTAGCTGCCTATGTGGGGTGGCAAAGCTCATCCATCCTGAAGCCGTTGCTACAGCAGGGTCTGAGCGATGTGGAGGAGTTTGTCATCTATAAGGCTCTCAATGCTCTGACCTGCATGTGCCAGCTGGGACTACTGCAGAAGCCACACATCTATGAGTTTGTTAGTGACATTG CTCCATTCTTGTGCCATCCAAATCTGTGGATACGTTATGGAGCTGTGGGCTTCATCACTGTGGTTGCACAGCATCTGAACATTGCTGATGTGTACTGCAAGCTCATGCCTCACCTCAGCCCTTTCATTACCCAGCCTATTATACAG ATTGATAAGGAAATAGTTCTTCTGAGTGTGCTTAAAGAGCCTGTGAGTCGTTCTATCTTTGATTATGCACTCCGCTCCAAAGACATTAGCAGCCTCTTTCGACATCTGCTGCTCCGTCAAAAGAAACGTGGTGGCTCTATTCCTGAGTGTCCTATTCCTGAGGATCCTGCCATTGCACAACTGCTTAAGAAGCTTCTATCGCAG GGAATGACGGAGGCTGAGGAGGACAAGCTTCTAGCCCTGAAGGACTTCATGCTTAATCCAGCAAGGCCAAGGCCAACCATCATTGACCAGACCCACCTCAGTGATGGTGCCCATGGTGGAGTCATCGACCTTTCCACGCTGGGGATCACCGGCCGACAGGTGGACCTGGTTAGACCCAAGCAGGAGTCTGAGGACAAGAGAG CCCGTAAACACACGAAGCAGGACTCTAGCCTGAATGAGGAGTGGAAGAACATGTTTGGTTCCCTGGACCCGCCTACCACGACGCCATCACTGGCAATG ATGCCTGAAAGCGGAGCACCTCAGCCCTGGAAACCCATAGCACTCCCTGCAGTTCAGGTGGTGCAGTCGATGAGCGGCGCATCCACCTACCAGCGGCGCGTGACCACATGTAAAGTGGAG CTGCAGCAGTTGGTGCAGCAGAAGAGGGAGCAGTGTAACTCCGAGCGTATGGCCAAGCAGATGATGGAGAGGTGCTGAGTGGAAAGCAGACCTCCACTGCCAG GATGGCATCCAAAAGGTCTGCTAGTAGCCCATCTCCATGAGCATAAGTCTGCTGTGAACCGAATCCGGGTGTCTGATGAACACTCCATCTTTGCCACATGCTCTAATGATGGAACTGTGAAGATCTGGGACAGCCAGAAAATGGAGGGCAAGACC ACTACCACACG GTCAGTGCTGACATACTCCCGTATTGGTGGTCATGTGAAAACCTTGACCTTTTGTCAGGGATCACATTACATTGCTACCGCTTCAGACAATGGCTCCATCCAGCTGCTCGCAGTCGAGGCCAACAAACCGCCCAAATCCCCAAAGGTGCAGCCCTGTCAGACCAG GTTCCTGGACCTGAAGGAGGATGGCTGTGTGGTCGACATGCATCACTTTAACTCCGGGGCCCAATCTGTGCTGGCCTATGCTACGGTCAATGGCACCCTGTGTGGCTGGGACCTGCGCAGCAACACCAACACCTGGACCCTTCGCCATGACCTGCGCCTCGGCCTCATCACCTCCTTCGCTGTGGACATGCACcagtgttggctgtgtgtgg GTACAAGTAATGGCACAATGGCATGTTGGGATATGCGGTTCCAGCTGCCAATCTCCAACCACTCCCATCCAGCCCGAGCTCGAATCAGACGCCTGCTCATGCACCCACTCTACCAGTCCTCTGTCATTGCAG CTGTCCAAGGGAACAATGAAGTGTCCATGTGGGACatggagacaggagacagaaagTTTACTCTGTGGGCCAGCTCTGCTCCCCCCCTCTCAGAGATGCAG CCGTCACCTCACAGCGTGCATGGCATATACTGCAGCCCTGCTGATGGCAACCCCCTTCTACTCACTGCTGGATCAGACATGAGAATAAG ATTCTGGGACCTTGCGTACCCAGAAAGGTCCTACATTGTTGCTGGTGGTGCCAATGACTCCTTACACTGCCCCTCCGTGTTCTACAACCGCAAGATTATTGAGGGAACAGAAGTAGTACAG GAGATCCATAGTAAGCAGAAGAGTGGCTCCACCGAGGACACCCCTCGCAGAGGCCCAGAGTCTCTGCCTGTGGGCCACCATGACATCATTACTGACATCGCCACCTTCCAGACCACCCAGGGCTTCATAGTAACCTCCTCTAGAGATGGCATAGTTAAAGTGTGGAAGTGA
- the snrnp48 gene encoding U11/U12 small nuclear ribonucleoprotein 48 kDa protein encodes MCETFTTEALEDRLRSLHELTEFTENCRTQLAELFNALEWNPDLESYSLEKMEVCSYDTNHTVRSGSMEKHKANCQLVQLGYSKEEQAEMYDPSFCYERANVPSINVDKHTQHEVILQACAIAPPLQSAGAYCQSDYSTEPVEVPQNHKRSICDLTVADRLALYDHVIQVAMQQGAKAQSSSNEDLYVDLVSKLNKDEEQSGPKSHLEVLAEMRDYRRRRQSYRAKNVHITKKSYTEVIREVIDVHSGELARLWQQEREEENKILQYRRPSDEGRAASAESRESHTSSREKFSSRHKRKRSRQQSQDKESRNRRRGSRSSEERHHKKKKKKK; translated from the exons ATGTGTGAAACGTTTACCACAGAAGCACTAGAGGATCGGTTACGGAGTTTGCACGAGCTGACAGAATTTACGGAAAACTGTCGTACACAACTGGCAGAGCTCTTTAATGCACTGGAATGGAATCCGGATTTGGAGTCATACTCCTtg GAAAAGATGGAGGTTTGTTCCTACGATACAAATCACACTGTTCGTAGTGGGagcatggaaaaacacaaagcaaactgtCAGCTCGTCCAGTTAGGATACTCCAAAGAGGAACAG GCAGAGATGTACGATCCATCCTTTTGCTATGAGAGGGCAAATGTTCCCAGCATAAATGTAG ataaacatacacaacatGAAGTAATCCTGCAAGCTTGTGCAATTGCCCCTCCCCTTCAGTCTGCAGGAGCATACTGCCAAA GTGATTACTCCACTGAACCTGTGGAAGTTCCTCAGAACCACAAGCGATCAATATGTGACCTCACTGTTGCTGACCGATTGGCCTTGTATGATCATGTTATACAAGTGGCCATGCAGCAGGGTGCAAAGGCACAATCATCCAGCAATGAGGATCTGTATGTGGATCTTGTTTCTAAGCTTAATAAAG ATGAGGAGCAAAGTGGCCCAAAGTCTCACCTCGAGGTCTTGGCTGAGATGAGGGACTACAGGAGACGACGCCAGTCATACAGGGCAAAAAATGTTCACATCACCAAGAAATCTTACACTGAG GTTATTCGTGAAGTGATTGATGTCCACTCTGGGGAGCTGGCGAGACTGTGGcagcaggaaagagaggaagagaacaaaatattacaatatag GAGACCATCAGACGAAGGCCGCGCTGCGTCTGCTGAGTCGCGGGAGTCCCACACAAGCAGCAGGGAGAAGTTCAGCTCCCGCCACAAGCGGAAGCGCAGTCGCCAGCAGAGCCAAGATAAGGAGAGCAGAAACAGGAGGAG GGGTTCCCGTTCTTCTGAAGAGAGGCAtcacaagaaaaagaagaagaagaagtaa